The following proteins come from a genomic window of Salvia hispanica cultivar TCC Black 2014 chromosome 4, UniMelb_Shisp_WGS_1.0, whole genome shotgun sequence:
- the LOC125223119 gene encoding DEAD-box ATP-dependent RNA helicase 6-like has product MSSRARYPPPGMGGGRGGGGGMNPNAGPNPSFQPRNPMHQYVQRGPAPNNQNQQMYQNHQQQQWLRRNQLPPSDSAVDEVEKTVQSEAIHSSSQDWKASLKLPPRDNRYRTEDVTATKGNEFEDYFLKRELLMGIYEKGFESPSPIQEESIPIALTGSDILARAKNGTGKTAAFCIPALEKIDQDKNAIQVVILVPTRELALQTSQVCKELGKHLQIQVMATTGGTSLKDDIMRLYQPVHLLVGTPGRILDLANKNVCVLNECSMLVMDEADKLLSPEFQPSIEQLIRFMPTSRQILMFSATFPVTVKDFKDRYLRKPYIINLMDELTLKGITQFYAFVEERQKVHCLNTLFSKLQINQSIIFCNSVNRVELLAKKITELGYSCFYIHAKMLQDHRNRVFHDFRNGACRNLVCTDLFTRGIDIQAVNVVINFDFPKNSETYLHRVGRSGRFGHLGLAVNLITYEDRFNLYRIEQELGTEIKQIPPQIDQAVYCQ; this is encoded by the exons ATGAGTTCGCGAGCGAGATACCCACCGCCAGGAATGGGCGGCGGCAGAGGCGGAGGGGGCGGAATGAACCCGAATGCCGGACCAAACCCTAGTTTTCAGCCACGAAACCCTATGCACCAGTATGTGCAAAGAGGTCCAGCGCCTAATAATCAGAATCAGCAAATGTATCAGAATCATCAGCAGCAGCAATGGCTGCGAAGAAATCAGTTGCCTCCATCCGATTCCGCTGTAGACGAGGTTGAAAAGACCGTGCAGTCAGAAGCCATTCATTCTAG TTCACAAGATTGGAAGGCAAGCTTAAAGTTACCACCACGGGACAATCGTTACAGAACCGAG GATGTTACAGCTACCAAAGGAAATGAATTTGAAGACTACTTTTTAAAGCGCGAACTGCTAATGGGAATATATGAGAAGGGTTTTGAGAGCCCATCCCCGATTCAGGAAGAGAGTATTCCAATTGCTCTCACTGGAAGTGATATTTTGGCTAGGGCAAAAAATGGAACCGGAAAAACTGCAGCGTTTTGCATTCCCGCCTTGGAGAAGATTGATCAAGATAAAAATGCTATTCAAG TTGTTATTCTTGTCCCAACAAGAGAATTGGCTCTTCAAACTTCACAAGTTTGTAAAGAACTGGGAAAGCACTTACAAATTCAAGTCATGGCTACTACTGGTGGAACTAGCTTAAAAGATGACATAATGCGCCTTTACCAGCCAGTGCATTTACTTGTTGGGACGCCCGGAAGAATTCTTGATCTTGCTAACAAGAATGTCTGTGTTCTGAATGAGTGTAGCATGCTTGTAATGGATGAG GCTGATAAGCTTCTGTCCCCAGAATTCCAACCTTCTATCGAGCAGTTGATTCGCTTTATGCCCACAAGCCGTCAGATTCTTATGTTCTCAGCTACATTTCCTGTTACAGTAAAAGATTTCAAAGATCGATACCTGAGAAAACCCTATATCATCAACCTTATGGATGAGCTTACCCTAAAGGGTATAACCCAGTTTTATGCTTTTGTTGAAGAAAGACAGAAAGTTCACTGCCTCAACACCCTTTTTTCAAag CTTCAAATAAACCAGTCTATTATTTTCTGCAATTCTGTGAATCGGGTGGAACTTCTTGCCAAGAAAATCACAGAACTTGGCTACTCTTGCTTCTACATTCACGCTAAGATGCTTCAGGATCACCGCAACAGAGTATTTCATGACTTCCGTAATGGTGCCTGCAGGAATCTTGTCTGCACTG ACTTGTTTACGAGAGGGATAGATATCCAGGCAGTCAATGTTGTAATCAACTTTGATTTTCCTAAGAATTCTGAAACATATTTACACAGG GTTGGCCGATCCGGAAGATTTGGACACCTTGGCTTAGCTGTGAATCTCATCACCTATGAGGACCGTTTTAATTT GTATAGGATTGAACAAGAATTAGGAACAGAAATCAAGCAGATCCCACCACAAATTGACCAGGCTGTATACTGTCAGTGA